In Helianthus annuus cultivar XRQ/B chromosome 8, HanXRQr2.0-SUNRISE, whole genome shotgun sequence, a single genomic region encodes these proteins:
- the LOC110873018 gene encoding phospholipase A(1) LCAT3 encodes MVGGKWWCFGNRSSGDDVGDLDPIVLVSGIGGTILNSKPKSWFGITTRVWVRILLADLEFRKRVWSLYNPETGYTEALDDSSDLVIPQDDYGLYAIDILDPSLLIKLLHLTDVYHFHDMIDMLVNHGYKKGTTLFGYGYDFRQSNRIEQLIDGLKEKLETAYTASGGRKVNLISHSMGGLLVSCFISLHSDVFAKYVNKWITIATPFQGAPGCINDSLLTGLQFVEGLQSYFFVGRWSMHQLLVQCPSIYEMLPNPEFKWKKQPEILVWKKDIENGEDSVKLETYGTSGSVGLFEEALKDNVIEYNKKTIPLPFNYDIYKWAATTRKMLNSVQLPQGIEFYNIYGTSLDTPFDVCYGSEMDPINDPTDICSTLPEYSYVDGDGTVPAESAMADGFDAKERAGIPGAHRALLRDELVFEYIRKWLGIQEPSISRVKTSKIVDVGSA; translated from the exons atggtgggTGGAAAATGGTGGTGCTTCGGTAACCGGAGCTCCGGTGACGATGTGGGTGATCTTGACCCGATAGTTCTGGTGAGTGGCATAGGTGGGACTATCTTGAATTCCAAGCCAAAGAGTTGGTTTGGGATCACCACCCGTGTTTGGGTCCGTATTCTTCTTGCTGATTTGGAGTTCAGAAAGCGGGTCTGGTCTCTTTACAATCCGGAAACTG GCTACACAGAAGCATTGGATGATAGTTCTGATCTTGTCATTCCACAAGATGATTATGGACTCTATGCAATTGATATTTTGGATCCCTCATTG TTGATAAAATTGTTACACTTGACGGATGTATACCATTTTCACGACATGATCGATATGCTTGTTAATCATGGATACAAGAAAGGAACTACGTTGTTTGGATATGGATACGACTTCCGCCAAAGCAATAG AATTGAGCAGTTAATAGATGGCCTCAAGGAAAAGCTTGAGACTGCGTATACGGCTTCAGGGGGTAGAAAAGTCAACCTTATATCACACTCCATGGGTGGATTGCTGGTTTCATGTTTCATATCACTCCATTCTGAC GTGTTTGCCAAGTATGTGAATAAGTGGATAACCATTGCAACCCCTTTTCAAG GTGCACCTGGATGCATCAATGATTCTCTTTTAACTGGATTACAATTTGTGGAGGGTCTTCAAAGCTACTTTTTTGTAGGAAGATGGTCAATGCATCAATTG TTGGTGCAATGCCCGTCTATATATGAGATGTTGCCTAATCCCGAGTTTAAATGGAAAAAGCAACCTGAAATTTTGGTTTGGAAAAAAGATATAGAAAACGGAGAAGATTCAGTTAAACTCGAAACTTATGGTACATCTGGAAGTGTGGGGTTGTTTGAAGAAGCATTGAAGGACAATGTG ATAGAGTATAACAAGAAGACTATACCTTTGCCATTCAATTATGATATCTACAAATGGGCTGCCACTACACGCAAGATGCTAAACAGTGTGCAGCTACCCCAAGGGATTGAGTTCTACAACATTTATGGAACATCGTTGGATACACCTTTTGATGTTTG TTATGGTTCAGAAATGGATCCAATCAACGACCCAACTGACATATGCAGTACATTG CCTGAATACTCATATGTGGATGGAGATGGAACAGTCCCCGCCGAGTCTGCAATG GCAGATGGATTTGATGCAAAAGAGAGAGCAGGAATCCCGGGTGCTCACCGAGCACTATTAAGAGATGAACTTGTATTTGAATACATACGAAAGTGGTTGGGAATCCAAGAACCGAGTATCTCGCGCGTAAAGACCTCTAAAATTGTTGATGTTGGTTCGGCTTGA